One Sphaeramia orbicularis chromosome 21, fSphaOr1.1, whole genome shotgun sequence DNA window includes the following coding sequences:
- the gpr183a gene encoding G-protein coupled receptor 183-A has protein sequence MNSTTVPGTTTPSPNSTICNTLYAHRDYARVLMPLVYCVVFVVGLFGNCLALHVIRPNLKKMNSTTLYSLNLVISDILFTFSLPFRITYYAMGFHWPLGETLCKISGLIFYINTYAGVNFMTCLSIDRFIAVVLPLRFARLRKVSNVRYICVGVWLVVLAQTLPLLGMPMTKTEPEGFITCMEYPNFETVPHIATILIGAVFLGYVIPVVTILGCYSVLCSKLRISAKTNHLTEKSGRSRKAIGVICCVSLVFVICYSPYHIDILQYMIRKLVSSPSCVDLTAFQVSLHITVCLMNLNSCLDPFIYFFACKGYKRKLLKLLKLQVSMSFSSVARTSPEGSSKDIIDGNKFQLNSSTMGATSERLTERRLHKYE, from the coding sequence ATGAATTCTACCACTGTACCAGGAACCACCACCCCCTCACCCAACAGCACTATCTGCAACACCCTGTACGCCCATCGAGACTATGCCAGGGTCCTCATGCCTCTTGTTTATTGTGTCGTGTTTGTCGTGGGACTGTTCGGAAACTGCCTCGCCCTTCATGTCATCCGCCCCAATCTAAAGAAGATGAACTCCACCACCTTGTACTCACTTAACTTAGTCATTTCTGACATCCTCTTCACGTTCTCCCTGCCGTTTCGGATCACCTACTATGCTATGGGTTTCCACTGGCCCCTGGGTGAGACGCTCTGCAAGATCTCAGGCCTCATTTTCTACATCAACACCTACGCGGGGGTCAACTTCATGACCTGCCTCAGTATAGACCGTTTCATTGCTGTGGTCTTGCCACTGCGCTTTGCTCGACTTCGGAAAGTTAGTAATGTGCGCTACATTTGTGTTGGGGTGTGGCTGGTGGTCCTCGCCCAGACCCTCCCTCTCCTTGGAATGCCCATGACTAAAACTGAACCTGAGGGCTTCATCACCTGTATGGAATACCCCAACTTTGAGACCGTTCCACACATTGCTACTATACTGATTGGTGCTGTGTTCCTGGGCTACGTCATCCCCGTGGTCACCATCCTGGGGTGTTACTCTGTTTTGTGCTCCAAACTCCGGATCTCAGCCAAAACCAACCATCTGACTGAGAAGTCCGGCCGGAGCCGCAAAGCCATTGGCGTGATCTGTTGTGTTTCTCTTGTGTTTGTTATCTGTTACAGCCCTTATCATATTGACATCCTGCAATATATGATCCGCAAGCTAGTGTCGAGCCCCAGTTGTGTTGACCTCACAGCCTTTCAAGTGTCACTTCACATCACCGTGTGTCTCATGAACCTTAACTCTTGTTTGGATCCATTTATTTACTTCTTTGCTTGTAAAGGCTACAAGAGGAAACTGCTGAAGCTGCTGAAGCTCCAGGTCAGCATGTCCTTCTCCAGCGTAGCGAGGACTTCACCTGAAGGCTCCTCCAAGGACATTATCGATGGCAACAAGTTTCAGCTGAACAGCTCAACTATGGGAGCAACCAGTGAAAGGCTCACAGAGAGGAGGTTACACAAGTATGAGTAA
- the gpr18 gene encoding N-arachidonyl glycine receptor, translating to MMLDLNTSNMSVESSLVRPEQGPAEYRIAGLVFYCFVFIIGVIVNLTALWVFALTTKKRNSVTVYMINVAVVDLIFILLLPFRMVYHHQDYWPFGNLFCRISAALTIFYPCIALWLFALISADRYMAIVQPKHGKELKNIPKALVASVGVWVMTLGSTVPLLFSADDPDQTSNFTTCIKMQDIIYMRRDNPVNFVRLIFFFLLPICVMIGCYVVIVDNLIHGRTSKLKPKVKQKSIRIIITLIIQVLVCFVPFHVCLVLRLLQTDEGGFSTWAVFTTYLMNLSTVLDIILYYIVSKQFQDRVISVILYRNYLRSVRRKSRHTHTGSIRSMSNLTSAMI from the coding sequence ATGATGCTTGATCTCAACACCTCTAACATGTCTGTGGAGTCCAGTCTGGTCAGACCGGAGCAGGGCCCGGCAGAATACCGCATAGCAGGCCTGGTCTTCTACTGCTTCGTCTTCATCATAGGAGTCATTGTAAATCTCACTGCTTTATGGGTGTTTGCCCTCACCACCAAGAAGAGGAACTCAGTCACCGTCTACATGATAAATGTGGCAGTAGTAGACCTCATCTTCATCCTGCTGCTTCCCTTCAGGATGGTTTACCACCACCAGGATTACTGGCCCTTTGGAAATCTCTTCTGCAGGATCAGTGCAGCTTTGACCATCTTCTATCCCTGCATAGCTCTGTGGCTGTTTGCACTTATAAGTGCTGACCGTTACATGGCGATTGTGCAGCCAAAGCATGGCAAGGAGCTAAAGAACATCCCCAAGGCCCTGGTAGCGAGTGTTGGGGTGTGGGTCATGACTCTAGGCAGCACTGTACCCCTGCTCTTCTCTGCGGATGACCCTGATCAAACCTCCAATTTTACCACCTGCATCAAAATGCAAGACATCATTTACATGCGTCGAGACAACCCTGTCAACTTTGTGAGGCTCATCTTTTTCTTCCTGCTCCCTATATGTGTTATGATTGGCTGCTATGTTGTCATTGTGGACAATCTGATCCATGGACGCACCTCAAAACTGAAACCAAAAGTGAAGCAGAAGTCCATCCGGATTATCATCACACTCATTATCCAAGTGTTGGTGTGTTTTGTGCCGTTCCATGTATGTTTAGTGCTTCGGTTGTTACAGACTGATGAAGGGGGGTTCAGCACATGGGCGGTTTTCACCACATACTTGATGAATCTTAGCACAGTCTTAGATATTATCCTGTACTACATTGTCTCAAAGCAGTTCCAGGACAGGGTGATCAGTGTGATTCTGTACAGAAACTATCTGCGAAGTGTGAGGAGGAAAAGtaggcacacacatacaggcagcATCCGATCAATGAGCAACCTGACCAGTGCAATGATATGA